A DNA window from Mus caroli chromosome 8, CAROLI_EIJ_v1.1, whole genome shotgun sequence contains the following coding sequences:
- the Dnajb1 gene encoding dnaJ homolog subfamily B member 1 isoform X1, which produces MGKDYYQTLGLARGASDDEIKRAYRRQALRYHPDKNKEPGAEEKFKEIAEAYDVLSDPRKREIFDRYGEEGLKGGSPSGGSSGGANGTSFSYTFHGDPHAMFAEFFGGRNPFDTFFGQRNGEEGMDIDETFSSFPMGMGGFTNVNFGRSRPSQEPTRKKQDPPVTHDLRVSLEEIYSGCTKKMKISHKRLNPDGKSIRNEDKILTIEVKRGWKEGTKITFPKEGDQTSNNIPADIVFVLKDKPHNIFKRDGSDVIYPARISLREALCGCTVNVPTLDGRTIPVVFKDVIRPGMRRKVPGEGLPLPKTPEKRGDLVIEFEVIFPERIPVSSRTILEQVLPI; this is translated from the exons ATGGGCAAGGACTACTATCAGACGCTGGGCCTGGCCCGCGGCGCGTCCGACGACGAGATCAAGCGAGCCTACCGCCGCCAGGCGCTGCGCTACCACCCGGACAAGAACAAGGAGCCCGGCGCCGAGGAGAAGTTCAAGGAGATCGCCGAGGCCTACGACGTGCTCAGCGACCCGCGCAAGCGCGAGATTTTCGACCGCTATGGAGAGGAAG GCCTGAAGGGTGGTAGCCCCAGTGGAGGGAGCAGTGGTGGTGCTAATGGTACCTCTTTCAGCTACACATTCCACGGAGACCCCCATGCCATGTTTGCTGAGTTCTTCGGTGGCAGAAACCCCTTTGATACCTTTTTTGGGCAGCGCAACGGGGAAGAAGGCATGGACATTGATGAGACATTCTCTAGCTTTCCAATGGGTATGGGTGGCTTCACCAACGTGAACTTTGGACGTTCCCGCCCTTCTCAAGAGCCCACCCGGAAGAAGCAAGATCCCCCAGTCACCCATGACCTTCGGGTCTCCCTTGAAGAGATCTACAGCGGCTGTACCAAGAAGATGAAAATCTCCCACAAGCGGCTGAACCCTGATGGAAAGAGCATTCGAAATGAAGATAAGATCCTGACCATCGAAGtgaagaggggctggaaagaagggACCAAAATCACCTTTCCCAAGGAAGGGGACCAGACCTCGAACAACATTCCAGCAGACATCGTCTTTGTTTTAAAGGACAAGCCACACAATATCTTCAAGAGAGATGGTTCTGATGTCATCTATCCAGCCAGGATTAGCCTTCGGGAG GCTCTCTGTGGTTGCACTGTGAATGTCCCTACTCTGGACGGCAGGACCATCCCTGTTGTATTCAAAGATGTCATCAGGCCTGGCATGCGGCGGAAAGTCCCTGGAGAAGGCCTCCCTCTCCCCAAAACACCTGAGAAACGTGGAGACCTTGTTATCGAGTTTGAAGTGATCTTCCCTGAAAGGATTCCCGTCTCATCCAGAACCATCCTGGAGCAGGTTCTTCCCATATAG
- the Dnajb1 gene encoding dnaJ homolog subfamily B member 1 isoform X2, which translates to MFAEFFGGRNPFDTFFGQRNGEEGMDIDETFSSFPMGMGGFTNVNFGRSRPSQEPTRKKQDPPVTHDLRVSLEEIYSGCTKKMKISHKRLNPDGKSIRNEDKILTIEVKRGWKEGTKITFPKEGDQTSNNIPADIVFVLKDKPHNIFKRDGSDVIYPARISLREALCGCTVNVPTLDGRTIPVVFKDVIRPGMRRKVPGEGLPLPKTPEKRGDLVIEFEVIFPERIPVSSRTILEQVLPI; encoded by the exons ATGTTTGCTGAGTTCTTCGGTGGCAGAAACCCCTTTGATACCTTTTTTGGGCAGCGCAACGGGGAAGAAGGCATGGACATTGATGAGACATTCTCTAGCTTTCCAATGGGTATGGGTGGCTTCACCAACGTGAACTTTGGACGTTCCCGCCCTTCTCAAGAGCCCACCCGGAAGAAGCAAGATCCCCCAGTCACCCATGACCTTCGGGTCTCCCTTGAAGAGATCTACAGCGGCTGTACCAAGAAGATGAAAATCTCCCACAAGCGGCTGAACCCTGATGGAAAGAGCATTCGAAATGAAGATAAGATCCTGACCATCGAAGtgaagaggggctggaaagaagggACCAAAATCACCTTTCCCAAGGAAGGGGACCAGACCTCGAACAACATTCCAGCAGACATCGTCTTTGTTTTAAAGGACAAGCCACACAATATCTTCAAGAGAGATGGTTCTGATGTCATCTATCCAGCCAGGATTAGCCTTCGGGAG GCTCTCTGTGGTTGCACTGTGAATGTCCCTACTCTGGACGGCAGGACCATCCCTGTTGTATTCAAAGATGTCATCAGGCCTGGCATGCGGCGGAAAGTCCCTGGAGAAGGCCTCCCTCTCCCCAAAACACCTGAGAAACGTGGAGACCTTGTTATCGAGTTTGAAGTGATCTTCCCTGAAAGGATTCCCGTCTCATCCAGAACCATCCTGGAGCAGGTTCTTCCCATATAG